One Methylosinus sp. LW4 genomic region harbors:
- a CDS encoding phage head spike fiber domain-containing protein codes for MLGIDLSLTSAGVALSQGVPAAPFGPADADLVLNFATQQYWARGAGFVAFSDLFTFSRASAETVTDANGAVSYVANDVPAISSAGYGSTWPAATNLLLHSDDLSTSPWSTFSSGTGSVARVAAAGVAPDGTTTAAKITVNRSNTTSYAEAYQQFTGTVAVYTASIWVKAFSAADKGGQIALAIYDGTNTTATLVILSGAWQRVSVSATMVASASCQIVVGYTPALGSGASSVSFLAWGAQVELGAAATPYIPSSASQGARAAVSCAPKAQLASMLSGAAGSVSLITGSGRRSTAATLLKANGVSLLGVSAANLATTAAGATLNSSNVGAWAYQNNVGLAWDGAGGVIALNGTVAGDTQSRSPQAPFAFAEQWGGGIDALVAWKKKKSSPQFGAVMSPGFIPTGTSHDFTSPNPIWPTTASVPPFRDFGNFSPYASNPITAANTGAYNSNGVGNPYARENAKIGSTYFALTQAAPSSANNWINLALYTSTNPPLSWTPAASNPAITHSAGQWDDNYLLHPDIIPSPQGDGTLWAYYSACSSAGPTTGAWGIGLIKSSADGQTWTKYGLVIGPSANASNPGLPTVIKIGSTYYLYCCDNGNVSTKIVYFTSPDGVTWTYGGVALGAPSANQWDRYRSGIIDPWISKNKHGFYEMTYSAIFGFTEHASGQEIGYAVSADGVNWTYYNNGPLFYGHGIYYTGNVSLFEVPGVGEYYLYTDDSGAGSAYGAAKTAPDF; via the coding sequence ATGCTCGGGATCGATCTTTCTCTGACCTCGGCGGGAGTCGCCCTTTCTCAGGGCGTGCCTGCGGCGCCATTCGGCCCGGCGGACGCAGACCTCGTGCTCAATTTCGCGACGCAGCAATACTGGGCGCGTGGCGCGGGTTTCGTGGCGTTTTCCGACCTATTCACTTTTTCGCGCGCCAGCGCGGAGACTGTGACCGACGCCAATGGGGCGGTTTCCTACGTCGCAAACGACGTGCCCGCCATATCGAGCGCCGGCTATGGATCGACGTGGCCGGCGGCGACCAATTTGTTGCTGCATTCCGATGATTTGAGCACATCCCCATGGTCTACATTCTCGAGCGGGACGGGCTCCGTCGCGCGCGTGGCGGCCGCTGGCGTCGCGCCGGACGGGACGACAACCGCGGCAAAAATCACCGTAAATAGGAGCAACACGACCTCATATGCAGAGGCATATCAGCAGTTCACCGGGACTGTGGCCGTCTATACTGCGTCAATATGGGTCAAAGCGTTTAGCGCTGCCGATAAGGGCGGCCAAATAGCCCTCGCCATTTACGACGGGACAAACACAACCGCGACGCTCGTCATTTTGTCGGGCGCGTGGCAGCGGGTGTCCGTGAGTGCGACGATGGTCGCGTCGGCCTCGTGCCAGATTGTCGTAGGCTATACTCCGGCCCTCGGCAGCGGTGCGAGTAGCGTCTCGTTTTTGGCGTGGGGCGCGCAAGTCGAGTTGGGCGCTGCCGCAACGCCCTACATCCCGTCAAGCGCGTCTCAAGGGGCTCGCGCCGCTGTGTCGTGCGCTCCAAAGGCTCAACTCGCCTCGATGCTTTCCGGGGCTGCTGGCTCTGTGAGTCTGATTACCGGCTCGGGCCGACGATCGACCGCGGCGACGCTGCTCAAAGCCAACGGCGTATCCTTGCTCGGCGTGAGCGCCGCCAATCTCGCGACGACGGCGGCGGGGGCTACGCTCAACAGCAGCAATGTCGGCGCGTGGGCCTATCAAAACAATGTCGGTCTTGCCTGGGATGGCGCTGGCGGCGTGATCGCTCTCAACGGCACTGTAGCGGGCGATACGCAGTCGCGATCTCCACAGGCTCCATTTGCCTTCGCTGAGCAATGGGGGGGCGGCATAGATGCTCTTGTCGCGTGGAAGAAAAAGAAATCCAGCCCCCAATTCGGAGCTGTGATGAGCCCCGGTTTTATTCCGACCGGGACTTCTCATGATTTCACATCTCCAAATCCGATCTGGCCGACCACCGCATCCGTGCCGCCGTTTCGGGATTTCGGCAATTTTTCACCCTATGCATCTAACCCGATAACCGCAGCGAATACAGGCGCGTATAATTCCAATGGCGTAGGCAACCCATACGCGCGTGAGAATGCAAAAATAGGATCGACGTATTTCGCATTGACTCAAGCAGCCCCCTCGTCCGCTAATAACTGGATCAATTTGGCGCTCTATACGAGCACAAATCCGCCATTGTCCTGGACGCCGGCTGCGAGCAACCCGGCTATTACACATTCCGCCGGTCAATGGGATGACAATTATTTGCTACACCCGGATATTATTCCGTCGCCTCAAGGGGACGGGACGCTCTGGGCCTATTACAGTGCATGTTCCTCCGCCGGCCCGACGACCGGCGCGTGGGGCATTGGGCTGATAAAGTCGTCTGCGGATGGGCAGACGTGGACAAAATACGGGCTGGTCATTGGACCGTCCGCCAATGCATCCAACCCAGGACTGCCGACAGTCATAAAAATAGGCTCGACCTATTACCTGTATTGCTGCGACAATGGCAACGTCTCCACGAAGATCGTATATTTTACGTCGCCTGATGGCGTGACGTGGACATACGGCGGCGTCGCGCTCGGCGCGCCATCTGCCAATCAATGGGACCGCTACCGCAGCGGGATAATCGACCCCTGGATTTCGAAGAATAAGCACGGCTTCTATGAGATGACGTATTCGGCCATTTTTGGTTTTACCGAGCACGCATCTGGGCAGGAAATCGGATATGCGGTGTCCGCCGACGGCGTAAACTGGACCTATTATAACAACGGCCCGCTGTTTTATGGTCATGGCATATATTATACGGGCAACGTGTCGCTATTCGAAGTCCCCGGCGTTGGAGAATACTACCTATACACCGACGACTCTGGCGCTGGGTCGGCTTACGGCGCGGCGAAAACCGCGCCGGATTTCTGA
- the gpJ gene encoding TipJ family phage tail tip protein, which produces MAAEIERDFPTQGRAMSGARIIAAPHLDGVRRVDAMAPAGATILDIVGIALPLATPGVHDFVRVSIGDDVIPREWWPSVRPKPETVVIVRVVPGNGGVLRSVLSIAVGVAALALGQVWAAPLAASSFGTAVGLTQTSAAALISGTAMLAGQFLLNAFVPLKRNEQSGVGNASSPSYSPQGFKNVANPDGVVPCVMGKIRFAPPYAALPYTEVINGEKFIRALFLVGYGPVALRNIRLGDTPIEKFKEVEIEVREGYSTDAPITLYPTQVLEEQLSVDLNKAYSDQFGAHTRFTASDATECSVDFTFPSGLFWMHTVVGRTSSTTYPIPFTVNFRISQRLNGAGSWSIVADFPVTNFLQKAFSSAYRWTLPMRGRYEIKVERLTADFDDLNAFQQTDQFVSLALWSAIRSYRPEYALAFPYPLALIAVRIKGTKQLNGVLDNLNVEASRICKDWDAGTSAWVERETQNPASLYRYALQGPMNAYPREDSEIDLAWLQNDFHPHCVANGLSYNRVHDYEASVFDVMEDICGAGRASPRDDGEKWSGVIDRRQSIVYGHITTRNAWEFSFERPNIQFPHGFRVKFQDETNSYKQAERVVPWPGFVGIPTITESIELPGKTSPDEIWIEARKRQYETIYRPDTWTVMRDFESAVEVRGDLCQFAYDTLDKTQRAARVQRVADAMVLLDDHVTMEVGKSYAIRIRKLAANDVDEDQSIIRTVQTVVGETDIIYLTGTGVAPAVGDLVMFGESSKISFAVLVKDKEGTENFGARETLIPYAPEIFDLLDAEVPPAWNGRVGEDIGATTAAPAVPVVATIVSLTIPGSEPSANIFVPLSIGSGGGAPATFEVDHRLSGASLWTTVSIAVATGSATISGYSQYDVVELRARAVNTTGASAYTATKTLIVALGDSADWGAITSAATVHLDVGSIAATADQSIDWGSF; this is translated from the coding sequence ATGGCGGCCGAGATTGAGCGGGATTTTCCGACACAGGGACGCGCGATGAGCGGCGCGCGCATCATCGCCGCGCCGCATCTCGACGGCGTGCGTCGCGTCGACGCCATGGCCCCGGCCGGCGCGACGATCCTCGATATCGTCGGAATCGCGCTGCCGCTCGCGACGCCGGGGGTGCATGACTTCGTGCGCGTCAGCATCGGCGATGACGTCATTCCGCGCGAATGGTGGCCGAGCGTGCGGCCGAAGCCGGAGACGGTCGTTATCGTCCGCGTCGTCCCCGGCAATGGCGGCGTTCTGCGATCCGTGCTCTCGATCGCTGTCGGCGTCGCGGCTTTGGCGCTTGGGCAGGTCTGGGCCGCTCCTCTGGCGGCCTCGTCATTCGGCACGGCGGTCGGCCTGACGCAGACCTCCGCGGCCGCGCTCATTTCCGGCACGGCGATGCTCGCCGGGCAATTTCTGCTCAACGCCTTTGTCCCGCTCAAGCGCAATGAGCAATCTGGCGTCGGCAACGCCAGCAGCCCGTCCTACTCGCCGCAGGGCTTCAAGAATGTCGCCAACCCGGATGGCGTCGTCCCTTGCGTCATGGGCAAGATTCGCTTCGCGCCGCCTTATGCCGCCCTGCCCTATACGGAAGTCATCAACGGCGAAAAATTCATTCGCGCGTTGTTCCTGGTAGGCTATGGCCCAGTCGCTCTGCGCAACATTCGACTCGGCGACACGCCCATCGAAAAGTTCAAAGAGGTCGAGATCGAGGTCCGCGAGGGCTATTCGACCGACGCTCCGATTACGCTCTACCCGACGCAGGTCCTCGAGGAGCAGCTTTCGGTCGATCTCAACAAAGCCTACTCCGATCAGTTCGGCGCGCACACGCGCTTCACGGCCTCGGACGCGACCGAATGCTCTGTGGACTTCACCTTCCCGTCCGGCCTCTTCTGGATGCATACCGTCGTCGGGCGCACCAGCTCGACCACCTACCCGATTCCCTTCACCGTCAATTTCAGAATCAGCCAAAGGCTCAATGGCGCTGGCTCTTGGTCTATCGTCGCTGATTTCCCGGTCACGAACTTCTTACAAAAAGCATTCAGCTCAGCTTATCGTTGGACTCTCCCGATGCGTGGCCGCTACGAGATCAAAGTCGAGCGTCTGACGGCCGATTTCGACGATCTCAACGCGTTCCAGCAGACCGACCAATTCGTCTCGCTCGCTTTGTGGTCGGCGATCAGGTCATACCGCCCCGAATATGCGCTCGCCTTTCCCTATCCGCTCGCGCTCATCGCCGTGCGCATCAAAGGCACAAAGCAGCTCAATGGCGTGCTCGACAATCTCAATGTCGAGGCCTCGCGCATCTGCAAGGATTGGGACGCCGGAACGTCGGCATGGGTGGAGCGCGAGACGCAAAATCCGGCGTCGCTCTATCGATACGCTCTGCAAGGCCCGATGAACGCCTACCCGCGGGAGGATAGCGAGATCGATCTCGCATGGCTGCAAAACGACTTCCACCCGCACTGTGTCGCGAACGGCCTCTCCTACAATCGCGTCCATGACTATGAGGCGTCTGTTTTCGATGTGATGGAGGATATTTGCGGCGCCGGGCGCGCCAGCCCGCGCGATGACGGCGAGAAATGGAGCGGCGTCATCGATCGTCGGCAGAGCATCGTCTACGGCCACATCACGACGCGCAATGCGTGGGAGTTCTCTTTCGAACGGCCGAACATCCAATTTCCGCACGGCTTTCGCGTCAAATTCCAGGACGAGACCAACAGCTATAAGCAGGCCGAGCGCGTCGTCCCTTGGCCCGGCTTCGTCGGCATTCCGACCATTACCGAAAGCATAGAGCTCCCCGGCAAGACGAGCCCGGATGAAATCTGGATCGAGGCGCGCAAGCGGCAATATGAGACGATCTACCGTCCCGACACATGGACAGTGATGAGAGACTTCGAATCCGCCGTCGAGGTCCGCGGCGATCTCTGCCAATTTGCCTATGACACTCTGGACAAGACGCAACGCGCGGCCCGTGTGCAGCGCGTCGCCGACGCCATGGTTTTGCTCGACGATCATGTGACGATGGAGGTCGGCAAGAGCTATGCGATCCGCATTCGCAAGCTCGCCGCCAATGATGTCGATGAAGACCAGAGCATCATTCGCACGGTTCAGACCGTGGTGGGCGAGACCGATATCATCTATCTGACCGGAACCGGCGTCGCGCCGGCGGTCGGCGATCTCGTAATGTTCGGAGAGTCCTCGAAAATTTCTTTCGCCGTGCTGGTGAAGGACAAGGAAGGGACCGAGAATTTCGGCGCGCGCGAAACGCTCATCCCTTATGCGCCGGAAATATTCGATCTGCTCGACGCCGAGGTCCCGCCCGCATGGAACGGGCGCGTCGGCGAGGACATCGGAGCGACCACGGCCGCGCCGGCGGTCCCTGTCGTCGCGACGATCGTCTCGCTCACAATTCCCGGCTCGGAGCCCTCCGCGAATATCTTTGTCCCGCTCTCGATCGGCTCTGGCGGCGGCGCGCCGGCGACTTTCGAGGTCGATCATCGTCTCTCCGGTGCGAGTCTATGGACGACGGTCTCTATCGCCGTCGCGACGGGCTCCGCGACCATCTCGGGCTATTCGCAATATGACGTCGTCGAGCTCCGCGCGCGCGCCGTGAACACGACGGGCGCGAGCGCCTACACCGCGACGAAAACGCTCATCGTCGCGCTCGGCGACAGCGCCGATTGGGGCGCGATCACCAGCGCCGCGACCGTGCATCTCGACGTCGGCTCGATCGCCGCGACGGCGGATCAGAGCATCGATTGGGGCAGCTTCTGA
- a CDS encoding spike base protein, RCAP_Rcc01079 family: MGADNFSSFGKGLSSPGTKHFTLVASDTADLAVIPRAVYVNVGGVAVIRDAAGNDVAYNVNQFAILPFRGVRLLANGTTATLIGWE, from the coding sequence ATGGGCGCCGATAATTTTTCCTCTTTCGGAAAGGGCCTCTCGAGCCCAGGAACGAAGCATTTCACGCTCGTCGCGTCGGACACCGCCGACCTCGCGGTGATCCCGCGCGCCGTCTACGTCAATGTCGGCGGCGTCGCGGTGATCCGCGACGCCGCAGGAAATGACGTCGCCTACAACGTCAACCAGTTCGCGATCTTGCCGTTCCGCGGCGTGCGCCTGCTCGCCAATGGCACGACGGCGACGCTCATCGGGTGGGAGTGA
- a CDS encoding phage tail assembly chaperone: MESLSAEGETPAPLRDRPELPERLAPLYEAFGALGGDRHLGVGGAGAIPFLAIDAYARRYRIEDADQFRRFHVLLTRMDAAYLEWAAERARKPAET, encoded by the coding sequence CTGGAAAGCCTTTCGGCGGAAGGCGAGACGCCGGCCCCGCTCCGCGACCGGCCGGAGCTGCCGGAGCGCCTCGCCCCTCTCTATGAGGCATTCGGCGCTCTGGGCGGCGATCGTCACCTCGGCGTCGGCGGCGCGGGCGCCATCCCCTTCCTCGCGATCGACGCCTATGCGCGGCGCTATCGCATAGAGGATGCGGACCAGTTCCGGCGCTTCCATGTGCTGCTCACGCGCATGGACGCCGCCTATCTCGAATGGGCGGCCGAGCGCGCGCGCAAGCCGGCGGAGACATGA
- a CDS encoding C40 family peptidase, producing MTHWSGAYVGLPWRAGGRDAQGCDCWGLVRLIYQDVAKIALDPLNGLYVTAEEREDIAAIVAGEMAHGPWFPIEPGAECELDVLLFRCLGLQSHVGVVAGRGLMLHATAGQTSCIERYQDGRWRPRLSGIFRHRDAR from the coding sequence ATGACGCATTGGTCGGGCGCCTATGTCGGCCTGCCCTGGCGCGCCGGCGGCAGGGACGCACAAGGGTGCGATTGCTGGGGCCTCGTGCGGCTCATCTACCAGGACGTCGCGAAAATCGCCCTGGACCCGCTCAACGGTCTCTATGTCACGGCCGAAGAGCGCGAGGATATCGCTGCGATCGTCGCCGGCGAAATGGCGCATGGCCCCTGGTTTCCGATCGAGCCCGGCGCCGAGTGTGAATTGGACGTCCTGCTCTTCCGCTGTCTCGGCCTGCAATCGCATGTCGGCGTCGTCGCCGGCCGCGGATTGATGCTGCATGCGACGGCCGGGCAGACGAGCTGCATCGAAAGATATCAGGATGGGCGATGGCGGCCGAGATTGAGCGGGATTTTCCGACACAGGGACGCGCGATGA
- a CDS encoding acyltransferase family protein: MNFYPIWPYFVTMAAILAIISSPLFCGADGLPGTNMRRQEALDGIRGFLAFGVFFGHGALYHRYIIDGSWGKEPVSPVYTLLAEGGVVLFFMITGYLFWGKLLDDGGRPNWIKLYIGRLFRIGPLYLIAIAAMVLIVGVKTDFLLRENLSVIIKEIGAWLLLGAVDGRDINGYKNTWQILAGVTWTLAFEWKFYISLFVLAIFSRNILVSILLISAAITGIFAYLSTDVDPMGRHKELQCMMFFLIGMMGASLERANILIRFNSYVLDTIILGIIAYIWLEFTTAYAPYQCILLGFVFYMILSGATLFGILSSTPARRLGNISFGIYILQGIVFAIVFSSKRVSDFAQIAPINHWLVVAMCATLLVFIAAALHVLVELPGIENGRRIAKKLSGRREIAAETIKESV; encoded by the coding sequence GTGAATTTTTATCCGATCTGGCCCTATTTCGTGACCATGGCGGCTATCCTGGCGATAATATCGAGCCCATTGTTTTGCGGTGCTGACGGTCTTCCTGGGACCAATATGCGAAGGCAAGAGGCATTGGATGGGATACGTGGATTTTTAGCATTTGGAGTGTTCTTCGGCCATGGCGCGTTATATCATCGTTACATAATCGACGGCAGTTGGGGTAAGGAGCCTGTATCTCCGGTTTATACGCTTTTGGCCGAGGGCGGAGTCGTATTGTTTTTTATGATTACCGGATATTTATTTTGGGGGAAATTACTCGATGACGGCGGCCGGCCAAACTGGATTAAGCTTTATATAGGACGACTATTCCGTATCGGCCCTCTATATTTGATAGCCATAGCTGCTATGGTGTTAATAGTTGGCGTAAAGACAGATTTTTTGTTGCGCGAAAATTTATCGGTTATTATCAAAGAGATTGGAGCTTGGTTGCTCTTGGGCGCGGTAGATGGACGAGACATTAACGGCTACAAGAATACGTGGCAGATACTTGCAGGCGTCACCTGGACGCTGGCGTTCGAGTGGAAATTTTATATAAGCCTTTTTGTATTAGCTATTTTTTCTAGGAATATTCTAGTTTCTATTTTACTTATTTCTGCAGCGATTACCGGAATTTTTGCATATCTGTCAACCGACGTAGATCCTATGGGAAGGCACAAAGAGCTTCAATGCATGATGTTCTTTCTTATTGGAATGATGGGGGCGTCACTTGAGCGAGCTAATATTTTAATTAGATTTAATAGTTACGTTCTCGACACTATAATATTAGGAATTATTGCGTATATATGGCTTGAGTTCACGACGGCTTACGCACCGTATCAGTGCATTCTGTTAGGTTTTGTCTTCTATATGATTTTGTCTGGAGCGACATTGTTTGGAATATTGTCGTCCACTCCGGCGCGCCGGTTAGGAAATATCAGTTTTGGAATTTATATTTTGCAGGGCATCGTTTTTGCGATTGTTTTTTCTTCTAAAAGAGTCTCTGATTTTGCTCAGATAGCTCCAATCAATCATTGGCTAGTGGTCGCTATGTGCGCAACATTGCTTGTATTTATTGCAGCGGCATTGCACGTTCTCGTTGAATTGCCAGGAATCGAAAACGGAAGACGTATCGCTAAAAAGCTGAGCGGTCGGCGCGAGATTGCCGCCGAAACGATAAAAGAAAGCGTCTAG
- a CDS encoding phage head spike fiber domain-containing protein, which yields MSGTQSPDLTLAGALDEFIGNFDSGLGMETRRATAASVATQMRTLIQFDSAIVSVKTRTLSTPPGSPTLGDRYIVKATGTGAWASHDNSVATATATGWSFVAPTAGYRVFIIDEKTDYYWDANTSKWTVIANTQLLFSTVAEMAAVTGTPANYEANVVADIVGYTASRARSSNVATIVTQATHGLTTGAKVNVRKLGGSGYNANQVTVTVTGANSFTYANTGGDESTTTDTAGHVDRNGAYASDGAGAWVWKSDNDLDGLTARVEVLETELAAAPTILGTETAVNLLTHSNNFADASWSKGHATVPTVSGTSPVSGSTIYKLTDNTDSNIHNIQQNLAVAQTAGSAIVLSAYAKADALSKLMFWVVNGTDSGKQAIFDLAAGKAFTLNSAIEAGVIPIEDFPGWYRCWMKITLDSDGTPSLFILTAKDDGTFSYPGTSQSLYLAGVMASTGKLFPYIDTAAAAVTGNVAVDSERGAAAFGEEAASKLRLDAVDVGLLKTTALATGANLFLQSDNYIASPWTQNEVIILPGAIPAPFGKIFATKVNELATTNFHMIEQGYGSSIAAGSVVSCGICVKAGERTQLTGWFKPQHDAEQTVLFDLAAGTATPTSGSPPLDCRIIPIDGMPGWFRVVVVGKMITAGTFQMFWMISNAGATAYLGEANKGLYLANAQAWFGYDLPDFVATTTLTANGAQEIYDAADRRPIGYVPGVTTGYAVLSDAPTLYICFTDSQSNAHGGGTDALVATSPLFSGYALMGSNGPHAEGARFTQFVDLIETGINESAGSGWINGMLSRMLSESPVLPRFAYFNPAIGGKTITELKRGGPSYTRFLGALHDTCDAARRAGYRPVVIAGDWMGNESAALGRAGDWANQLRQLRRQMDEDIRRATGQTENWVLFISSIRTSSTYAFSNPVFTGNIEAAASDPFIKLACPTYQFPSQSSPSESVHMNNVGQNRRGQALARAVWAEMFGPGWTPFHHKRVWRSGSAQIAVLFQVPFGNIVLDTSGSIVPNTGYPSGNYYGFRFDDSSGSPPTITSHSISGNFLFLNLSAAPTGHAGQLAYATETVILDSNVAGCLRNDVAHTSLFGQPNDYDWCNSLIVDFPL from the coding sequence ATGTCTGGAACGCAATCGCCCGATCTCACCCTCGCGGGCGCTCTTGATGAGTTCATTGGCAATTTCGACTCCGGTCTCGGCATGGAAACGCGCCGCGCCACGGCGGCGAGCGTCGCGACGCAGATGCGGACGCTGATCCAATTCGATTCTGCGATCGTCTCCGTCAAGACGCGAACGCTCTCGACGCCGCCCGGCTCTCCGACGCTCGGCGATCGCTATATCGTCAAGGCGACAGGGACCGGCGCATGGGCTTCGCATGACAATTCCGTCGCGACCGCGACGGCGACCGGATGGAGCTTCGTCGCGCCGACGGCCGGCTATCGCGTCTTCATCATCGACGAGAAGACTGACTATTATTGGGACGCCAATACTTCGAAATGGACCGTCATCGCCAACACGCAACTGCTGTTCTCGACCGTGGCGGAAATGGCGGCGGTCACAGGCACGCCCGCGAACTACGAGGCGAATGTCGTCGCCGATATCGTCGGCTACACGGCGAGCCGCGCGCGCTCGTCCAACGTCGCGACCATCGTGACGCAGGCGACGCATGGCCTCACCACCGGCGCCAAGGTCAATGTCCGCAAGCTCGGCGGCTCCGGCTACAACGCCAATCAGGTGACGGTCACAGTCACGGGCGCGAATTCCTTCACCTATGCCAACACCGGCGGCGATGAATCGACGACGACCGACACGGCCGGACATGTCGATCGCAATGGCGCCTATGCGTCCGATGGCGCCGGCGCGTGGGTGTGGAAAAGCGACAATGATCTCGATGGGCTGACCGCGCGCGTCGAAGTGCTGGAGACGGAGCTCGCCGCGGCGCCGACCATTCTCGGCACAGAGACCGCGGTCAATTTGCTCACACACTCGAATAATTTCGCTGACGCATCCTGGTCGAAAGGTCACGCGACCGTCCCGACTGTCTCCGGCACGTCGCCGGTCAGCGGTAGCACGATCTATAAGCTGACCGATAATACCGACAGCAACATCCACAATATTCAGCAAAATCTCGCCGTCGCGCAGACGGCGGGATCGGCCATTGTCCTATCCGCCTACGCCAAGGCGGACGCCCTTTCGAAGCTCATGTTCTGGGTTGTGAACGGAACAGACTCCGGCAAGCAGGCGATCTTCGATCTAGCCGCCGGAAAGGCGTTCACGCTCAATTCCGCGATCGAAGCCGGCGTGATTCCAATCGAAGATTTTCCGGGCTGGTATCGCTGCTGGATGAAGATCACGCTCGACAGCGACGGCACGCCGTCGCTGTTCATCCTGACCGCCAAGGACGACGGCACATTTTCTTACCCCGGAACTTCGCAATCGCTCTATCTCGCCGGCGTCATGGCCAGCACCGGCAAGCTCTTTCCCTATATCGATACGGCGGCGGCGGCCGTCACCGGCAATGTGGCTGTCGACAGCGAGCGCGGCGCCGCGGCTTTTGGCGAAGAGGCGGCGTCGAAGCTGCGCCTCGATGCGGTGGACGTGGGGTTGCTGAAGACCACGGCGCTGGCCACTGGCGCAAACCTATTTTTGCAATCGGACAATTACATCGCATCGCCCTGGACGCAGAATGAAGTCATCATCCTTCCGGGCGCGATCCCGGCGCCTTTCGGAAAAATCTTCGCCACCAAAGTCAATGAGCTGGCGACGACAAACTTTCACATGATCGAGCAGGGCTATGGCAGCTCTATCGCAGCCGGTTCGGTCGTATCCTGCGGAATTTGCGTCAAGGCTGGCGAGCGCACGCAGCTGACGGGATGGTTCAAGCCACAGCACGACGCCGAGCAGACTGTCCTCTTCGATCTCGCGGCCGGCACGGCGACGCCGACCAGCGGCTCCCCGCCGCTCGACTGCCGCATTATCCCGATCGACGGCATGCCCGGCTGGTTCCGCGTCGTCGTCGTCGGCAAAATGATTACGGCCGGCACCTTCCAGATGTTCTGGATGATCTCCAATGCCGGCGCGACCGCCTATCTCGGCGAGGCGAATAAGGGCCTCTATCTCGCCAATGCGCAGGCATGGTTCGGCTATGACCTGCCGGATTTCGTCGCGACAACGACGCTCACGGCCAATGGCGCGCAGGAGATTTACGACGCGGCGGACCGGCGCCCTATCGGCTATGTTCCGGGCGTCACGACAGGCTATGCAGTGCTGTCGGATGCGCCGACGCTCTATATCTGCTTCACGGATTCGCAGTCCAACGCGCACGGCGGCGGCACGGACGCGCTCGTCGCGACCTCGCCGCTGTTTTCTGGCTATGCGCTCATGGGCTCTAATGGCCCGCATGCGGAGGGCGCGCGCTTCACGCAATTCGTGGATTTGATCGAGACCGGGATCAATGAATCGGCCGGCTCCGGCTGGATCAACGGCATGCTCTCGCGCATGCTCTCGGAATCGCCCGTGCTGCCGCGCTTTGCCTATTTCAACCCGGCGATCGGCGGCAAGACGATCACCGAGTTGAAGCGCGGCGGCCCGTCCTACACGCGCTTCCTCGGCGCCTTGCACGACACATGCGACGCCGCGCGCCGAGCCGGCTATCGCCCCGTCGTGATCGCCGGCGATTGGATGGGCAATGAGAGCGCCGCGCTCGGCCGCGCAGGAGACTGGGCAAATCAGCTCAGACAGCTGCGCCGACAAATGGACGAGGATATTCGCCGCGCGACCGGGCAGACCGAGAATTGGGTGTTGTTCATTTCCTCGATCCGCACGTCGTCGACCTATGCTTTCAGCAACCCGGTCTTCACGGGCAATATCGAGGCGGCGGCGTCCGATCCTTTCATCAAGCTCGCATGCCCGACCTATCAATTCCCGAGCCAATCTTCGCCGAGCGAATCCGTCCACATGAACAACGTCGGCCAGAACCGACGCGGCCAGGCGCTCGCGCGCGCCGTCTGGGCGGAGATGTTCGGCCCCGGCTGGACGCCCTTCCACCACAAGCGCGTCTGGCGCAGCGGCTCCGCGCAAATCGCCGTGTTGTTTCAGGTCCCGTTCGGCAACATCGTGCTCGACACTAGCGGCTCGATCGTGCCGAACACAGGCTATCCGAGCGGCAACTACTATGGCTTCCGCTTCGACGACAGCTCCGGTTCGCCGCCCACGATCACCAGCCATTCGATCTCGGGCAATTTCCTGTTTCTCAACCTCTCCGCAGCGCCGACAGGCCACGCCGGCCAACTCGCCTACGCCACCGAGACGGTGATCCTGGATTCCAACGTCGCCGGCTGTCTGCGCAACGATGTCGCGCACACGTCGCTCTTTGGCCAGCCGAACGATTACGACTGGTGCAACAGCCTCATTGTCGATTTCCCGCTTTGA
- a CDS encoding translation initiation factor 2 — MRGTTENVTFASSPAGATARVSTGMVCEATPCTFELPRDSQFSVVFSKPGYQQQQIFVGTHVPVGGGAALAGNILAGGIIGAAVDSSNGATLEHTPNPVFATLEPEAPQPAPVVERKRRRQQAVADSAQ, encoded by the coding sequence GTGCGAGGCACGACCGAGAATGTGACCTTCGCCTCTTCTCCGGCCGGCGCGACGGCGCGCGTTTCGACGGGCATGGTTTGCGAGGCGACGCCTTGCACTTTCGAGCTGCCGCGCGACTCGCAGTTTTCTGTGGTTTTCTCCAAGCCCGGCTATCAGCAGCAGCAGATTTTCGTCGGGACACATGTGCCGGTCGGCGGCGGCGCAGCGCTCGCGGGAAATATTCTCGCCGGCGGGATCATTGGGGCAGCGGTCGACTCGTCCAATGGCGCGACGCTGGAGCACACCCCGAACCCGGTTTTCGCGACGCTGGAGCCGGAGGCGCCCCAGCCGGCGCCTGTGGTGGAACGCAAGAGGCGTCGCCAGCAGGCTGTCGCCGACTCCGCCCAATAG